A single genomic interval of Aureliella helgolandensis harbors:
- a CDS encoding alpha/beta hydrolase codes for MNPLQYRAVREKVAELDCILVRPENSAGEPVPPRGLAVFCHGFGAGGDDLVGLASELLQIAAPTSGLALLFPSAPISLEEQGMPGARAWWLLSLQRLLSAMEEGRYEQIREEVPEGIEASRDMLSATIATLLDRYAIDESRLLLGGFSQGAMLAVETACYGLKRPPAQLCLYSGALICEKQWKARASQLARTLILQSHGKLDTILPFQTGLWLREMLEAAGSTVDFIEFNGPHTIPQSAIEKTAHMLAQLIND; via the coding sequence GTGAACCCACTGCAATATCGAGCCGTCCGAGAAAAGGTTGCAGAACTAGACTGCATCTTGGTTCGCCCCGAAAACTCCGCTGGTGAGCCGGTACCGCCGCGAGGGCTAGCGGTATTCTGCCATGGATTTGGCGCCGGAGGGGATGATTTGGTTGGGTTAGCAAGCGAGTTGCTCCAGATTGCAGCCCCCACTTCAGGCCTAGCTTTACTTTTCCCGTCGGCTCCGATCTCGTTAGAAGAGCAGGGGATGCCCGGCGCACGAGCTTGGTGGCTCCTTAGCCTTCAACGCTTGTTGAGTGCTATGGAAGAAGGCAGGTACGAGCAAATACGAGAAGAGGTACCGGAAGGGATTGAAGCATCGCGAGACATGCTGAGCGCCACGATCGCAACGTTGCTAGATCGCTATGCGATCGACGAGTCTCGGTTACTTTTGGGCGGTTTTTCGCAGGGAGCCATGTTGGCCGTTGAGACCGCCTGCTACGGACTAAAACGTCCTCCCGCACAGCTGTGCCTCTATTCAGGTGCATTAATCTGTGAAAAACAATGGAAGGCCCGAGCATCCCAGCTTGCTCGGACTCTTATCTTACAAAGTCACGGAAAACTCGACACGATCCTTCCTTTCCAGACCGGCTTATGGCTCCGCGAGATGCTCGAAGCCGCAGGCAGCACCGTCGACTTCATTGAGTTCAACGGACCACACACTATCCCTCAATCGGCCATCGAAAAGACGGCGCACATGCTTGCGCAATTGATCAATGATTAA
- a CDS encoding ArnT family glycosyltransferase, which translates to MSHVSFRRMSLLALVVCSVFFVELGGARLWDRDEPRNSRASHEMLERGDWIVPTFNGELRTHKPVLLYWGQMLSYLSLGESEFTARFPSALCALLTVFTIAVLGSRLSGRSTGISQEGFWAAGALATCLFFVMAGRAATPDSCLIAFSTLGIAFLVIGSLAPSAPYSSGRVVPTRWLPAIAGYAMLGLAVLAKGPVGFILPMAVVHAWWLACRRCEVRDREVSGLDVMSLNRPNWVHFLIHSVSEAWHAFRPWKCLQAIWALKAIPGFLIMLLVAAPWYYAVGVETNGAFLQGFFLEHNVGRAVSSMEGHNGFLLFYPLAFLVGTFPWSLWFIPILLWCRKASREGVVPRQMIILSAAWVSVYIVAFSIASTKLPSYITPCYAGAALVIGGYWRQFESGWALPSRSLRLLAYSLTIVLGVGIFGVILVLSSHESMPLLARASVCGAVLASVGILGLLWEYKQQTNRVPAAWLMGAAAFQVILFGYGAKSIDTYRTDLRMLAEVNADQPTEHWLSIGGMEPSWVHYLGHEIVEVNGNELQPETWHRVARFLEEHSDGKVIVVGERANRIVANHRSGEMMLMPLTELATTQRFMKSGAVSIYGLQESDGSHVVTHAEPESSPSDRNPAIAALQAIPAADDEPIVLLRKESQELTAKLDDGLQAVDVLPAALPPAADPVSLSPTSAVTELAAQSGKQSEAEDEKSEEKRLELDNGEVSELRGQRTADRSGFPNPLRPK; encoded by the coding sequence ATGTCGCATGTGTCGTTTCGACGTATGAGTCTGCTGGCCTTGGTCGTATGCAGCGTCTTTTTTGTAGAATTGGGAGGCGCGCGACTTTGGGATCGCGACGAACCTCGCAATTCTAGAGCCAGCCATGAGATGCTTGAGCGTGGGGATTGGATTGTACCGACTTTCAACGGCGAGCTTAGGACGCACAAGCCAGTTCTCCTCTATTGGGGGCAAATGCTCAGTTACCTGTCACTCGGTGAATCGGAATTTACCGCGCGATTTCCTTCAGCACTCTGCGCGCTATTGACGGTGTTCACAATTGCCGTGTTAGGCAGTCGGCTCTCTGGCCGCTCCACTGGCATTAGCCAGGAAGGGTTCTGGGCAGCTGGTGCTCTGGCGACTTGCCTCTTCTTCGTCATGGCGGGAAGAGCGGCTACACCGGATAGTTGTCTCATTGCATTTAGCACTCTTGGGATCGCATTCTTAGTCATCGGTAGTTTGGCTCCCTCGGCTCCCTACTCCAGCGGACGTGTTGTCCCCACCCGTTGGTTGCCCGCCATCGCCGGTTACGCCATGCTGGGGCTCGCGGTGCTGGCCAAGGGCCCCGTAGGCTTCATTTTGCCAATGGCCGTCGTCCATGCTTGGTGGTTGGCCTGCCGACGTTGCGAAGTCCGCGATCGCGAGGTGTCGGGCTTAGATGTCATGTCACTGAATCGCCCCAATTGGGTCCATTTCTTGATTCATTCCGTATCGGAGGCCTGGCACGCCTTTCGACCCTGGAAGTGCTTGCAAGCCATTTGGGCTCTCAAGGCGATACCTGGCTTTCTGATCATGCTACTCGTAGCCGCTCCTTGGTACTATGCCGTGGGAGTCGAAACGAACGGGGCTTTCCTGCAGGGCTTCTTTCTGGAGCATAACGTGGGACGGGCCGTGAGTTCCATGGAGGGGCACAATGGGTTCCTCCTGTTCTACCCCTTGGCATTCCTCGTCGGCACATTTCCTTGGTCGTTGTGGTTCATTCCGATTCTGCTGTGGTGCCGCAAGGCAAGTCGCGAAGGGGTGGTGCCTCGCCAGATGATTATCCTCTCCGCTGCCTGGGTGTCGGTGTACATCGTCGCGTTTTCGATCGCGAGCACGAAGCTCCCAAGCTATATAACGCCCTGCTACGCCGGAGCGGCTTTGGTCATTGGCGGGTATTGGCGGCAGTTTGAAAGTGGTTGGGCACTCCCGAGTCGCTCGCTCCGATTGCTTGCCTACTCGCTAACGATCGTGTTGGGGGTTGGCATTTTTGGTGTCATCCTAGTGCTCAGCTCCCACGAATCGATGCCATTACTGGCGCGGGCCAGCGTCTGTGGCGCCGTGTTGGCGAGTGTGGGAATACTCGGTTTGCTGTGGGAATACAAACAGCAAACCAATCGCGTGCCAGCCGCTTGGCTGATGGGAGCTGCTGCGTTTCAAGTTATTTTATTCGGCTACGGTGCCAAATCGATTGATACCTATCGCACCGATCTGCGGATGTTGGCCGAAGTGAACGCGGACCAGCCCACTGAACACTGGCTGAGTATCGGGGGAATGGAGCCCAGTTGGGTGCACTACCTCGGACACGAGATTGTCGAAGTCAATGGGAATGAGTTGCAGCCTGAGACATGGCACCGTGTCGCTCGCTTCCTGGAGGAGCACTCTGACGGGAAGGTGATCGTCGTGGGCGAGCGTGCCAATCGCATTGTGGCCAATCATCGGAGCGGTGAAATGATGCTCATGCCCCTCACGGAATTGGCGACCACTCAGCGATTCATGAAGTCTGGTGCCGTGTCGATCTACGGCTTGCAGGAATCGGATGGATCCCACGTCGTAACTCACGCTGAACCTGAGTCGAGTCCCTCGGATCGCAATCCGGCTATCGCCGCATTGCAGGCGATTCCAGCGGCTGACGACGAACCCATTGTTCTGTTGAGGAAGGAATCGCAGGAACTGACAGCAAAGTTGGACGATGGACTTCAAGCGGTAGACGTGTTGCCCGCAGCTCTTCCTCCGGCGGCGGACCCGGTTTCGTTGTCTCCAACCTCCGCGGTCACGGAGTTGGCGGCTCAGTCTGGAAAGCAATCTGAGGCCGAAGATGAGAAGAGTGAGGAGAAGAGGCTAGAGCTTGATAATGGCGAAGTGAGCGAATTGCGTGGCCAGAGGACGGCAGATCGGTCCGGATTTCCGAATCCTCTGCGCCCCAAATAG
- a CDS encoding site-2 protease family protein: MSNAGQPRFSGEGFLLACQEMQPEAQVARQPTPPTSPRRMRRIALWLAIATVFSTFWAGVGAWVPTAPIMHALDSGSLMPIRQALLANWWEGLQFSLGLMAILVAHELGHYVLTLVYRVPSTPPLFIPFPFLSPIGTMGAVIMMQSGTADRKQIFDIGLAGPLAGLVVALPVLILGIVWADPVPLAPDEALVMGQPLLIQWLAGWLMPDKASEFVSMANTQASPLLMAGWVGLLVTGLNMMPLGQLDGGHVAFGLLGPKSYWVAIAAFSAALGYMLYSQIMIFSLMLVLVLLMGLRHPPSSDDTRALGIPRQIIGWLSLVLPLLCIPANPLSPI, from the coding sequence GTGAGCAATGCCGGCCAACCCCGTTTTTCTGGCGAAGGCTTCTTGCTGGCATGCCAAGAAATGCAGCCTGAAGCACAAGTGGCTAGGCAGCCCACGCCTCCTACCTCTCCCCGCCGAATGCGCCGCATCGCACTCTGGCTGGCCATTGCCACCGTTTTTTCCACCTTTTGGGCCGGTGTCGGCGCTTGGGTTCCCACCGCACCTATTATGCATGCATTGGATTCCGGGTCCCTCATGCCCATTCGCCAAGCTCTGCTGGCCAATTGGTGGGAAGGCTTGCAATTCTCTCTGGGCCTAATGGCAATTCTGGTCGCCCACGAATTGGGGCATTACGTGTTAACGCTCGTCTACCGCGTCCCCAGCACTCCACCGCTGTTTATCCCATTCCCATTTCTATCTCCCATTGGAACGATGGGGGCGGTGATCATGATGCAGAGCGGGACGGCCGACCGCAAGCAAATCTTTGACATAGGATTGGCCGGCCCCCTGGCGGGCCTAGTCGTAGCATTACCCGTTTTGATTCTAGGCATCGTCTGGGCAGATCCTGTACCGCTGGCACCTGATGAAGCACTGGTCATGGGGCAACCGCTGCTCATCCAATGGCTTGCAGGCTGGCTCATGCCGGATAAAGCCTCGGAGTTCGTGAGCATGGCCAACACTCAGGCCAGCCCCCTGCTGATGGCCGGCTGGGTTGGTCTGCTAGTCACAGGGCTGAATATGATGCCTCTCGGCCAATTGGACGGTGGCCATGTGGCCTTCGGACTGCTGGGTCCCAAATCGTACTGGGTGGCCATCGCCGCCTTTTCTGCAGCGCTCGGATACATGCTGTATTCTCAAATCATGATTTTCTCCTTAATGCTCGTCCTCGTGCTTCTGATGGGACTTCGCCACCCCCCCAGCAGCGATGACACGCGAGCTCTGGGGATCCCGAGGCAGATCATTGGTTGGCTGTCGCTCGTATTACCCTTGCTCTGCATTCCTGCCAATCCGCTGTCGCCGATCTAG
- the hflX gene encoding GTPase HflX, giving the protein MQEHQRSQSVSRERCVLARLISPSDAFTENPLDEITGLAESAGTAVLGGVVQRRETPAPKTFLGKGKVSELRQMVELHSADVVIFDNNLSPSQTRNLEKETGTKVIDRTELILDIFASNARTREARLAVELAQLEYSLPRLKRLWTHLSRQTMGVGMRGPGEKQLEVDRRLVEKRIHELKQDLSKVEKRKEREVAGRRDFLTVSLVGYTNAGKSTLMNVLTEADVEAVDKLFATLDTRTRRWTLPSWGPVLLSDTVGFIRDLPHNLVASFRATLEEAREADLLLHVADASNPAVFDQISAVYGVLHELGIDEKQTLLVINKIDVPGAAERMQAVQNRYPHSVGISAKSQLGLDSFAKKVSQALSEGFVTLSIRLDVADGKTMAWLAKAGEVVSKQFHDDHVEIHARMPVRHAGKLAREGHQFEVLRGRLPDPKPEVETWEERLPTTGSILPTTESSELENPVQSCSNTRTEE; this is encoded by the coding sequence GTGCAAGAACATCAAAGATCGCAGAGTGTATCGCGGGAGCGCTGCGTACTTGCCCGCCTGATTAGCCCTAGTGATGCTTTCACCGAGAACCCCTTGGATGAAATCACAGGCTTAGCGGAATCTGCTGGTACGGCAGTACTTGGCGGAGTTGTCCAGCGGCGTGAGACGCCAGCCCCCAAGACTTTTCTGGGCAAAGGCAAAGTGAGCGAACTGCGTCAGATGGTCGAGCTGCATTCAGCCGATGTCGTCATCTTCGACAATAATCTATCGCCCAGCCAAACGCGCAACTTGGAGAAGGAAACGGGCACGAAGGTTATCGATCGCACCGAGTTGATCCTTGACATCTTTGCCTCCAATGCGCGGACCCGAGAGGCTCGACTGGCCGTGGAACTCGCGCAACTCGAATACTCCCTCCCGCGGCTTAAGAGGTTGTGGACCCACCTTTCACGACAGACGATGGGCGTGGGTATGCGGGGCCCGGGAGAAAAGCAGTTGGAAGTGGACCGCCGCTTGGTCGAAAAGCGAATTCACGAACTGAAGCAGGACCTTTCCAAAGTCGAGAAACGCAAGGAACGCGAGGTTGCGGGGCGTCGCGATTTCCTCACGGTGTCTCTTGTCGGATACACCAATGCCGGCAAGAGCACGCTCATGAACGTCTTGACTGAAGCGGACGTGGAAGCGGTTGACAAATTGTTTGCCACCCTCGACACCCGGACCCGTCGGTGGACCTTACCAAGTTGGGGGCCAGTTCTGCTCAGCGATACCGTCGGTTTCATTCGCGATCTTCCGCATAATTTGGTGGCGAGTTTCCGAGCGACACTCGAGGAAGCGCGCGAAGCGGATCTGCTATTGCACGTGGCAGATGCTAGCAATCCTGCAGTCTTCGACCAAATCTCAGCCGTATATGGCGTGTTGCATGAGTTGGGTATCGATGAGAAACAAACCTTGCTGGTCATCAACAAAATCGATGTCCCCGGTGCGGCCGAACGCATGCAAGCGGTTCAAAATCGCTACCCCCATTCGGTAGGCATTAGTGCCAAGAGCCAACTGGGGCTGGATAGTTTTGCCAAAAAAGTTAGTCAAGCGTTGAGCGAAGGTTTTGTCACGCTCAGCATTCGACTCGATGTGGCTGACGGAAAGACCATGGCGTGGCTGGCTAAGGCGGGTGAAGTCGTCAGCAAGCAGTTCCATGACGATCACGTCGAAATCCACGCTCGCATGCCAGTGCGGCATGCGGGAAAACTGGCGCGGGAAGGACACCAATTCGAAGTCCTACGCGGGCGATTGCCCGATCCCAAACCCGAGGTAGAAACCTGGGAAGAACGACTGCCAACAACAGGCAGCATTTTGCCGACGACTGAATCCAGCGAATTGGAGAATCCGGTGCAATCCTGCTCGAACACGCGCACCGAGGAGTAA
- a CDS encoding IS1380 family transposase, whose protein sequence is MKTIKADLIRKRKRRIKNRLQNSAAHDRGHPMLKGDKIAYELAQKAGGTAYGGVAAIHRFAKKIGLPKRIDDALHLFKIHRPYHESDHVLNLAYNALCGGTCLEDIELRRNDESFLDSIGAERIPDPTTAGDFCRRFDPYHINRLQDAFDQVRLDIWQQQDNAFFDQATIEMDGTIVETTGQCKEGMDISYKGIWGYHPLVITLAETGEALRLVNRSGNRPSQEGAAEQADTAISLCRQAGFRRIVLRGDTAFTQTIHLDRWHRAGVKFTFGMKAYPGLVDIAENVQIDAWKQLPRSPKYAPNTPDRDRPENVKEQIVQLRGYPNKRLTSEWVTEVPYSPTDCKETYRLVILCKELEVTKQGRLFDDCLYFFYLTNEAGDVLSTNDVVYASNDRCDQENILAQLNQCRALHAPVDNLESNWAYMVMTALSWNLKAWIGLSVPINGRWREQHKQEGRAVIRMEFKQFVEQFVRLPAQIVRSGRQLVVRLLSWSESLHVFNRWVRFALE, encoded by the coding sequence GTGAAGACGATTAAAGCAGATTTGATTCGAAAACGCAAACGACGTATCAAGAACAGGTTACAGAATTCGGCTGCTCACGATCGCGGACACCCCATGCTCAAAGGGGACAAGATTGCGTATGAGCTGGCACAAAAAGCAGGCGGGACCGCCTACGGGGGCGTCGCCGCCATCCATCGATTCGCAAAGAAGATCGGACTGCCGAAACGGATCGACGATGCCTTGCACTTGTTCAAAATCCATCGCCCCTATCATGAATCCGATCATGTTTTGAATTTGGCTTATAACGCGCTCTGCGGAGGAACTTGCTTGGAGGACATTGAACTGCGCCGCAACGATGAGTCATTTCTCGATTCGATCGGAGCCGAAAGGATCCCCGATCCAACCACCGCAGGAGACTTCTGTCGCCGATTCGATCCCTATCATATTAATCGTTTGCAAGATGCCTTCGATCAAGTTCGCTTGGATATCTGGCAACAACAAGACAATGCGTTCTTCGATCAAGCGACCATCGAGATGGATGGCACGATCGTCGAAACAACCGGTCAGTGCAAAGAGGGAATGGACATCAGCTACAAAGGCATCTGGGGTTACCATCCGTTGGTGATAACGTTGGCCGAAACGGGCGAAGCTTTACGCCTGGTCAACCGTAGCGGCAATCGTCCCAGCCAAGAAGGCGCAGCCGAGCAAGCCGACACGGCGATCTCGCTTTGTCGCCAGGCAGGCTTTCGCCGAATCGTTCTGCGAGGCGACACCGCGTTCACTCAAACGATTCATCTGGACCGCTGGCACCGGGCAGGCGTGAAGTTCACCTTTGGCATGAAGGCCTACCCGGGACTCGTCGATATCGCGGAAAACGTGCAAATTGACGCTTGGAAGCAGTTGCCTCGCTCGCCCAAATACGCCCCGAATACACCTGACCGAGACCGTCCTGAGAACGTGAAAGAACAGATTGTCCAGCTGCGTGGCTACCCCAACAAGCGTCTGACTTCAGAGTGGGTCACCGAGGTTCCTTACAGCCCCACCGATTGCAAAGAGACCTACCGCTTAGTGATCCTTTGCAAAGAACTAGAAGTCACCAAGCAGGGTCGATTGTTCGACGACTGTCTGTACTTCTTCTACCTGACCAACGAAGCGGGCGATGTGCTCAGCACCAATGACGTTGTGTATGCCAGCAACGATCGCTGTGACCAAGAGAACATCTTGGCTCAGTTAAATCAGTGCCGGGCGCTCCACGCGCCGGTGGACAACCTGGAATCGAATTGGGCTTACATGGTGATGACGGCCCTGTCGTGGAACTTGAAAGCGTGGATCGGATTGAGCGTTCCGATAAACGGACGCTGGCGTGAGCAACACAAGCAAGAAGGTCGGGCTGTGATCCGCATGGAGTTCAAACAATTCGTAGAACAGTTCGTGCGACTTCCGGCACAGATCGTTCGCAGTGGACGGCAGTTGGTGGTCCGTCTGTTGTCATGGAGCGAATCTCTGCATGTGTTCAATCGCTGGGTTCGCTTCGCGCTTGAGTGA
- a CDS encoding MutS-related protein, with product MAANANAPSTATSSSPAVSENAVPPMPARQEYETSLQQARTAIAQLQAQQSQMVWIRTVIFMIGLLFFILGWMDEGLRLVLFSLAALTAIAFLIAIVRHEHLRLKRIEHDSDAALFTHLLARLDRNWGAVPSHQLLSEFSDIAFADDLDVAGPASLLSLLSLAGTKPGRRTLQAWVVAPTTWPEVKARQHAVQHLRDSRPLRLSILRTVQASSDGTEDVYGLPQWAATPSWLQQHSLAYGLSFLGPSMVVLGILVAICGAMVDQPTLLTVGGGLLGAGFLTNLLVTVFWGSWIHGIFQQITGQHQAVYRFSEVFSSFATLPPDGGLLDHIRQVAVENSNCAQRGFAKLTWLVRLANLQRDPILYFVYLALQLFAMWDFRILGMLEKWKTEFGDEVHVWFEALGTCEALVSGATLADEYREWTYPAPPADSQNLLLAESLGHPLLQDAARVPNDLALTRSHPLLLVTGSNMAGKSTFMRSVGVNLLLARTGSPVCANRLETPLYSLASSIRVRDSLKDGVSFFMAELQRLKEVVDEAEQHSHSDGPPILFLLDEVLQGTNSRERQIAVASVVEKLIGFGATGFLSTHDLDLASAPEVRQVSQIVHFREYFENRNGKEVMRFDYKMKPGPTPTTNALKLLSLVGLAPSDSA from the coding sequence ATGGCCGCCAACGCTAACGCCCCGTCGACGGCAACGTCATCTTCCCCAGCTGTCAGCGAGAACGCTGTTCCCCCCATGCCCGCTAGGCAAGAATACGAAACTAGCTTGCAGCAGGCCCGAACGGCGATTGCTCAGTTGCAAGCCCAGCAGTCGCAGATGGTATGGATCCGCACCGTGATCTTTATGATTGGACTCCTCTTTTTCATCCTCGGCTGGATGGATGAGGGACTGCGTCTGGTGCTCTTTAGCCTGGCGGCACTCACTGCGATTGCATTCCTGATCGCCATTGTTCGCCATGAACATCTGCGACTCAAACGGATCGAGCACGACTCCGATGCTGCTCTGTTTACGCATCTTCTAGCGAGATTGGATCGCAACTGGGGGGCGGTGCCGTCGCATCAGTTGCTCTCGGAATTTTCGGATATTGCGTTTGCGGATGATTTAGACGTAGCGGGGCCGGCGAGCCTACTATCGCTGCTGTCGCTCGCCGGCACCAAGCCCGGACGCCGCACTCTGCAAGCCTGGGTGGTTGCCCCCACGACTTGGCCGGAGGTCAAGGCGCGACAACACGCGGTGCAGCACCTGAGAGACTCGCGTCCACTGCGATTGTCCATCCTAAGAACGGTGCAAGCGAGTAGCGACGGAACAGAAGATGTTTATGGGCTGCCTCAGTGGGCAGCAACCCCTAGCTGGCTTCAGCAACATTCCCTTGCTTACGGACTTAGTTTTCTAGGACCAAGTATGGTGGTGTTGGGAATCCTGGTCGCCATCTGCGGGGCCATGGTCGACCAACCAACTCTACTGACCGTAGGAGGTGGGTTGCTCGGCGCAGGCTTCTTAACCAATCTGCTGGTTACGGTGTTTTGGGGTAGTTGGATCCATGGAATTTTCCAGCAGATTACCGGCCAACACCAAGCAGTCTATCGCTTCTCCGAGGTCTTCAGCTCCTTTGCCACCCTGCCTCCCGACGGAGGGTTGCTCGATCATATTCGACAGGTGGCCGTCGAGAACTCTAACTGCGCCCAACGCGGCTTCGCTAAACTCACCTGGCTTGTCCGGCTGGCCAATTTGCAACGCGATCCCATTCTCTACTTTGTCTATCTGGCATTGCAGCTCTTTGCCATGTGGGATTTTCGCATCCTTGGAATGCTTGAAAAGTGGAAGACGGAGTTCGGCGACGAAGTCCATGTTTGGTTCGAGGCCTTAGGAACCTGTGAGGCGTTGGTCAGTGGTGCAACTCTAGCTGATGAGTACCGCGAGTGGACCTACCCCGCCCCACCCGCCGACAGTCAAAACCTGCTGCTTGCAGAATCCTTAGGACACCCGCTTCTGCAGGACGCCGCACGCGTGCCGAACGATCTGGCACTCACGCGCTCGCACCCATTGCTATTGGTGACGGGGTCAAACATGGCGGGCAAAAGCACGTTCATGCGGTCGGTCGGCGTCAATCTCCTCTTGGCTCGCACCGGCAGTCCAGTCTGCGCGAATCGATTAGAGACACCACTCTACAGTTTGGCGTCCAGCATTCGAGTTCGAGACAGTCTTAAGGATGGCGTTTCGTTCTTCATGGCCGAACTGCAGCGGCTCAAGGAAGTGGTTGACGAAGCGGAACAACACTCCCACTCCGATGGTCCACCAATACTGTTCTTATTGGATGAAGTCCTGCAGGGCACGAATTCCCGCGAGCGTCAAATTGCGGTAGCTTCGGTGGTGGAAAAGCTGATCGGTTTCGGCGCTACCGGATTCCTCTCGACTCACG